Genomic DNA from Catellatospora sp. TT07R-123:
GCTCGGGGCCCGTAGTCATCTTTCCTCCCCGTGCCGGTGCTGACGTGATCACCGGGCGCCCGCACCGTACACGGCCTGCGCACGTCCAGCAGCCCCGCCGAAGGGCGGAGTCACTGAACCGGTCGAGGCGGCGAATCGGCCGTTCCGCTACCCGGGCAACTCGGTTGATCAGGCACAGATGAGGTGAATTAACCGGGGGAAGTTTCATTTTTGGCCGGATCGTTACGACGCGCCACGGGACCGGGTGCGGCGACGACCCCTGCCATGCACGTACGGTGTGATCCATGACCGACGAGGACGCACTGCTGCGCCGTCGGACCCGCCACCGCACGGGCGACGGCACGCCGGACGCAGCCACGCAAGGCACCACGCATGGCGACGGCCCGACGCTGCTGACCGAACCCGCAGGCGGCACCCCCGCCCCGGTGGAGACGGCGGAGGGGCTGGCCGAGGTGCTGGCCCGGTTCGCCGCCGGGACGGGCCCGGTTGCCGTGGACGCCGAGCGCGCCTCCGGCTTCCGCTACAGCCAGCGGGCCTACCTGGTGCAGATCCGCCGCCGCGGCGCGGGCACGGCGCTGATCGACCCGGTGCCGCTGGGCGACCTGTCCGCGCTGGACGAGGTCCTCGCCGACGCCGAATGGGTGCTGCACGCCGCGAGCCAGGACCTGCCGTGCCTGGCCGAGCTGGGCCTGCGCCCGCGCCGACTGTTCGACACCGAGCTCGCCGCCCGGCTGGCCGACTTCGAGCGGGTCGGCCTGGCCGCCCTCACCGAGCAGCTGCTGGGCCGGACGCTGGAGAAGCACCACTCGGCGGCGGACTGGTCCACCCGCCCGCTGCCGCAGGACTGGCTGACCTACGCCGCGCTCGACGTGGAGCTGCTGGTCGAGCTGCGCGACGCGCTGGAGGCCGAGCTGGCCCGGCAGGGCAAGACGGCCTGGGCCGGCCAGGAGTTCGCCGCGCTGGTCGCCAACGGGGCCCGGCCGCCCA
This window encodes:
- a CDS encoding ribonuclease D, yielding MTDEDALLRRRTRHRTGDGTPDAATQGTTHGDGPTLLTEPAGGTPAPVETAEGLAEVLARFAAGTGPVAVDAERASGFRYSQRAYLVQIRRRGAGTALIDPVPLGDLSALDEVLADAEWVLHAASQDLPCLAELGLRPRRLFDTELAARLADFERVGLAALTEQLLGRTLEKHHSAADWSTRPLPQDWLTYAALDVELLVELRDALEAELARQGKTAWAGQEFAALVANGARPPKPRVDPWRRTSGMHRVRGARAQSRVRALWYARDAIATRRDTAPGRVLPDAAIVAAAEMNPKSERELLLLPGFGGRSVRRLAATWLDALEEARNLPDDALPTSPQFEGPPPPHRWADKDPVAAARLARCREVVTKTAEQHHLPPENLITPDFVRRLAWEPPAADEAAVAAVLAGFGARQWQCDLLAAELAQALVEPEPTEPTELAEAADDSGDTGDTGAEPAAG